A genomic stretch from Aerococcaceae bacterium zg-1292 includes:
- a CDS encoding DUF4143 domain-containing protein, with protein sequence MGFLFENLCIRDLRIYTDYLDGTVYHYRDKYGLECDAVVHLRNGSYGLIEIKLGGDKLIEEGVKTLKELASKIDTQYMSKPSFMAVLCVKAPFAYKRKDGVYVIPITTLKP encoded by the coding sequence ATGGGGTTTTTATTTGAAAATTTGTGTATTCGTGACTTGAGAATTTACACAGATTATTTAGATGGAACAGTTTATCATTATAGAGATAAGTACGGATTAGAATGTGATGCAGTCGTTCATTTAAGAAATGGTTCCTATGGGTTGATTGAAATCAAACTCGGTGGGGACAAATTGATTGAAGAAGGGGTTAAAACTTTAAAAGAATTAGCATCTAAAATTGATACTCAATATATGTCTAAGCCTTCATTTATGGCAGTCTTGTGTGTCAAAGCACCTTTTGCATATAAAAGAAAAGATGGAGTTTATGTAATTCCAATTACTACACTTAAGCCATAA
- the groL gene encoding chaperonin GroEL (60 kDa chaperone family; promotes refolding of misfolded polypeptides especially under stressful conditions; forms two stacked rings of heptamers to form a barrel-shaped 14mer; ends can be capped by GroES; misfolded proteins enter the barrel where they are refolded when GroES binds), whose translation MAKELKFSEDARAALLRGVDILANTVKTTLGPKGRNVVLDKTFGSPLITNDGVTIAREIELEDRFENMGAQLVMEVASKTNDVAGDGTTTATVLTQAIAREGMKNVTAGANPVGIRRGIDLATRVAVEALQALSQPVSSKEAIAQVAAVSSGDPEIGALIADAMERVGNDGVITIEESKSIETELSVVEGMQFDRGYLSQYMVTDNEKMVANLEAPLVFITDRKITNIQDVLPLLEEVMQSGRPLLIIAEDVDGEALPTLVLNKLRGTLNVVAVKAPGFGDRRKAMLEDIAILTGATVISEELGYELKDATVAHLGHAGKVTVTKDATTIVEGAGDKQAIANRIAVIRAQAEETTSSFDKEKLQERLAKLSGGVAVIKVGAATETEQKERKLRIEDALNATRAAVEEGIVAGGGTALVNVQDKVLAIEATGDEATGVAIVARALEEPVRQIAENAGKEGSVVVNELHRSQKGVGYNAANDTFENMIESGIVDPTKVTRSALQNAASVAALLLTTEAVVADIPKETSEMPMGGGMPGMM comes from the coding sequence ATGGCAAAAGAATTGAAATTTTCAGAAGATGCACGTGCAGCCTTGTTACGTGGTGTGGATATTTTAGCAAATACAGTAAAAACAACCTTAGGACCTAAAGGACGCAATGTTGTCTTAGATAAAACCTTTGGTTCACCATTAATTACCAATGATGGAGTAACGATTGCGCGTGAAATCGAATTAGAAGATCGTTTTGAAAATATGGGTGCGCAATTAGTGATGGAAGTAGCATCTAAAACAAATGATGTAGCAGGTGATGGTACCACTACAGCAACTGTATTGACACAAGCGATTGCGCGTGAAGGTATGAAAAATGTGACGGCAGGTGCCAATCCAGTCGGTATCCGTCGTGGGATTGATTTAGCTACACGTGTAGCAGTTGAAGCTTTACAGGCATTATCACAACCAGTTTCATCAAAAGAAGCGATTGCGCAAGTTGCAGCGGTTTCTTCAGGTGACCCAGAAATTGGTGCCTTAATTGCGGATGCGATGGAACGTGTCGGTAATGATGGCGTGATTACGATTGAAGAATCAAAATCAATTGAAACAGAATTATCTGTGGTAGAAGGTATGCAATTTGACCGTGGTTATTTATCACAATACATGGTGACAGATAATGAAAAAATGGTTGCGAACTTAGAAGCGCCATTAGTGTTCATTACAGATCGTAAAATTACCAATATCCAAGATGTCTTACCATTACTGGAAGAAGTAATGCAATCTGGACGTCCATTATTAATTATCGCTGAAGATGTTGATGGCGAAGCCTTACCAACGTTAGTCTTGAACAAATTACGTGGAACTTTAAATGTAGTAGCTGTTAAAGCACCTGGATTTGGTGACCGTCGTAAAGCGATGTTAGAAGATATTGCGATATTAACGGGTGCAACGGTAATTTCTGAAGAATTAGGCTATGAATTAAAAGATGCGACAGTTGCGCATTTAGGCCATGCAGGTAAAGTAACGGTTACTAAAGATGCGACAACGATTGTTGAAGGAGCAGGTGATAAACAAGCGATTGCTAATCGTATTGCAGTTATTCGTGCGCAAGCAGAAGAGACCACGTCAAGCTTTGATAAAGAAAAATTACAAGAACGTTTAGCGAAATTATCAGGTGGAGTTGCGGTGATTAAAGTAGGTGCGGCGACTGAAACTGAGCAAAAAGAACGTAAATTACGTATCGAAGATGCATTGAATGCTACACGTGCAGCGGTAGAAGAAGGTATTGTTGCCGGTGGTGGTACTGCATTAGTGAATGTTCAAGATAAAGTGTTAGCGATTGAAGCAACTGGAGATGAAGCAACAGGTGTGGCGATTGTAGCGCGTGCCTTGGAAGAACCTGTGCGTCAAATTGCGGAAAATGCAGGTAAAGAAGGTTCTGTTGTTGTTAATGAATTACACCGTTCGCAAAAAGGTGTTGGTTATAATGCGGCTAATGATACATTTGAAAACATGATTGAATCAGGTATTGTTGACCCAACAAAAGTAACCCGTTCTGCTTTACAAAATGCAGCCTCTGTAGCGGCATTATTGTTGACAACAGAAGCAGTTGTAGCAGATATACCGAAAGAAACGTCAGAAATGCCAATGGGCGGCGGTATGCCAGGTATGATGTAA
- a CDS encoding iron-containing alcohol dehydrogenase — protein MQNFTYDIPTKVFFGEGQIEQLPGLIAKFGKRVLLTYGGGSIKRNGLYDKVKELLSDCELYELSGIDPNPRIESVRQGATLCKEHQIDVVLAVGGGSTIDCSKVIAASAKYDGDAWDLVQDSSLIKDALPLIDILTLSATGTEMNTGAVITNFETKDKSGTGAYVMYPYASICDPTYTFTVPHNQTAAGTADIMSHTFEIYFNHEPDVFVQDRMAEGILEACIHYLPIALKEPDNYEARANLMWASTLALNGLTRMGRNGAWTCHPIEHMLSAYYDITHAVGLAILTPRWMAYCLNDATVERFAMYANRVWKIAYQDDLYAMAKEAIEKTYQFFVDAEMPMTLPEVAIDTEHFDEMAERVAPRLTKSYVPLDKAAVIAILEDCMTPGVTYH, from the coding sequence ATGCAAAATTTTACGTATGATATTCCGACAAAAGTATTTTTTGGTGAAGGTCAAATTGAACAATTGCCGGGTTTAATTGCCAAATTTGGTAAGCGTGTGTTGTTAACCTATGGTGGTGGTAGTATTAAGCGCAATGGTCTGTATGACAAAGTAAAAGAATTATTATCAGATTGTGAGCTTTATGAGTTGTCAGGGATTGACCCAAATCCGAGAATTGAATCGGTGCGTCAAGGGGCTACGCTTTGTAAAGAGCATCAGATTGATGTTGTATTAGCGGTTGGTGGCGGGTCGACGATTGACTGTTCAAAAGTAATTGCTGCTTCAGCCAAATATGATGGCGATGCATGGGACTTGGTGCAAGATTCCAGCCTGATTAAAGATGCTTTGCCGTTAATTGATATTTTAACATTATCAGCAACCGGAACAGAGATGAACACAGGTGCGGTAATTACTAATTTTGAAACAAAAGACAAAAGTGGGACCGGCGCTTACGTGATGTATCCTTATGCGTCCATTTGTGACCCGACGTATACATTTACTGTGCCGCATAATCAAACAGCTGCAGGTACGGCGGATATTATGAGTCATACGTTTGAGATTTATTTCAATCATGAACCAGATGTGTTTGTCCAAGACCGTATGGCAGAAGGTATTTTAGAAGCGTGTATTCATTATTTACCAATCGCGTTAAAAGAGCCGGATAATTATGAAGCGCGCGCTAATTTGATGTGGGCGTCAACATTGGCATTGAATGGTTTAACACGTATGGGTCGTAATGGTGCGTGGACATGTCATCCGATCGAACATATGTTATCGGCTTATTATGATATTACCCATGCAGTTGGTTTGGCGATTTTAACACCACGTTGGATGGCCTACTGTTTAAATGATGCGACAGTTGAACGCTTTGCGATGTATGCTAACCGTGTGTGGAAAATCGCGTATCAAGATGATTTATATGCGATGGCAAAAGAAGCGATTGAAAAGACTTATCAATTCTTTGTTGATGCAGAGATGCCGATGACTTTGCCGGAAGTGGCTATTGATACGGAACATTTTGATGAGATGGCAGAACGTGTAGCACCACGTTTAACGAAGAGTTATGTGCCATTAGATAAAGCCGCAGTCATTGCGATTTTAGAAGACTGTATGACGCCAGGTGTTACCTATCATTAA
- a CDS encoding DUF1828 domain-containing protein, with amino-acid sequence MKRVKASKDETLPSLISHKTQNLKNKQINYTEVFKLDIQTISNEYFDFIHRNAKLIKVSQSETEIITSYVDSTGEGISFSVKCDGKFYPITDDGLTIWDLETKSIDLNKSKRRDLFQSQLSFNGFSLSDKVDNILVPGKLRYIIEYPTD; translated from the coding sequence TTGAAGCGAGTAAAAGCGAGTAAAGATGAAACTCTCCCTTCCCTTATCAGCCACAAGACACAGAACTTGAAAAACAAACAAATAAATTACACAGAAGTCTTCAAATTGGATATTCAAACCATATCTAATGAATATTTCGATTTTATTCATAGAAACGCTAAATTAATCAAAGTATCTCAATCGGAAACAGAAATCATCACCTCATATGTGGACTCAACGGGTGAAGGCATTTCTTTCAGTGTAAAATGCGACGGAAAATTCTATCCCATTACTGATGACGGTCTTACAATATGGGACTTGGAAACAAAAAGCATTGACTTAAATAAAAGCAAAAGACGAGATTTGTTTCAATCTCAACTATCATTCAATGGCTTTTCTCTCAGTGATAAAGTCGACAACATTCTGGTACCAGGTAAATTGAGATACATAATAGAATACCCAACCGACTGA
- a CDS encoding serine hydrolase, with protein sequence MLRIILVLIMLLGVCDSHEATVDNHLRTRVLTTVNATSPVNAKAIALFDTHFNSLQGDHQLYFRQISDKTVPVLYNNQSARSASIIKLYILAVLFDQVEKEVVDLEAVYQLKETDIVGGTGVIQQQPIGSSYTLYELAKEMIIASDNTATNIIIEQLGGVQAVATKIHQLGFKRTHLRRKMLDMQALAKGIDNETMVSDVGELLSLMYQGNLVSKKASQVMMKILESQQDRDKLFAKMPAGVRVYNKTGIFAEYGVLADAGIIRYQNKAYVVAVISNNGEMAQQQRAMQELGQAIGEQIVNN encoded by the coding sequence ATGTTGCGAATAATATTGGTGCTTATCATGCTGTTAGGTGTGTGTGATAGTCATGAGGCTACTGTTGATAATCATTTAAGAACTCGTGTGTTGACAACAGTTAACGCCACTTCACCGGTGAATGCAAAAGCGATTGCGCTGTTTGACACTCATTTTAATTCGCTCCAAGGGGACCATCAGTTATATTTTAGACAGATATCAGATAAGACAGTGCCTGTTTTGTACAATAATCAGTCAGCGCGGTCTGCAAGCATCATCAAACTATATATTTTAGCGGTGTTGTTTGACCAAGTGGAAAAAGAGGTCGTTGATTTAGAAGCGGTGTATCAGTTGAAAGAGACAGATATTGTGGGCGGTACGGGGGTGATACAGCAGCAGCCGATTGGTAGTTCCTATACGCTGTATGAGCTGGCGAAAGAGATGATTATCGCCAGCGATAATACTGCCACGAACATTATCATTGAGCAGCTCGGTGGCGTGCAGGCAGTGGCTACGAAGATTCACCAGTTGGGCTTTAAGCGAACGCATCTCAGACGTAAGATGTTAGATATGCAGGCGTTGGCAAAAGGTATCGATAATGAGACAATGGTCAGTGATGTAGGCGAATTGTTATCACTGATGTATCAAGGAAATTTGGTGTCGAAAAAGGCGAGTCAGGTAATGATGAAGATTCTTGAGTCACAGCAGGACCGTGACAAATTATTTGCGAAAATGCCAGCAGGAGTTAGGGTCTATAATAAGACAGGGATATTTGCAGAATATGGTGTTTTGGCGGATGCGGGCATTATCCGATATCAAAATAAGGCATATGTAGTTGCTGTTATATCAAATAATGGTGAAATGGCACAACAGCAACGGGCAATGCAGGAATTGGGTCAGGCGATAGGCGAGCAAATTGTCAATAATTAG
- a CDS encoding transposase, with amino-acid sequence MTLVRMKNKKTGITYVYESTSYYDKEKKQSRPKRKLIGKIDPETGEIVPTTPRTAPKKKRQTDTNTYRQKHYGVRSLFQQIANKLQLFKGLEAIFGEKGKDIFELACYLISAPNNSMMYYSDWAESNYTYRQPLTSQDISRVFQSITHDDVQRFFNWMVKTHGENEYWAYDTTSISSYSEKLKDVQYGYNKEDDRLAQLNLGLLYGQKSRLPFAYRELPGNITDVKTVNWLLDELEDIDATKVNVVMDRGFNSAKNIQGLLESGQSFILGAKTSVGYIKQLIESHAGKTHSVMNYYQAQRVYAYSHKVTDVFKASPTSYYPVTVHLYYDEERALSMNEKFNDRLLRVLRDWKKGQIKESDQAFKKCYFKVENGEKVIDEEAVNNHRQKFGWFGLLTDQELTSKEALDIYRNKDLIEKAFNDIKDRLNMRRVHVSSERSLRGKLFTQYIALIVLSYIKKQMDEHQMYKDYTLHGLLMKLDLIYCFINDKNELSISEVTTMQEELYELMGVRKPRS; translated from the coding sequence ATGACACTTGTACGTATGAAAAACAAAAAAACTGGAATAACTTATGTTTATGAATCAACCTCTTATTATGATAAAGAAAAGAAACAATCTCGCCCTAAAAGAAAACTCATTGGAAAAATAGATCCTGAAACAGGGGAAATTGTCCCAACGACACCACGAACAGCCCCTAAGAAAAAGCGTCAAACTGACACAAACACTTACCGACAAAAGCATTATGGAGTACGCTCGCTTTTTCAACAAATAGCTAATAAATTACAATTATTTAAAGGCTTAGAAGCTATCTTTGGAGAGAAAGGGAAAGATATTTTCGAGTTAGCTTGTTACCTCATCTCAGCACCCAATAATTCAATGATGTACTATTCTGATTGGGCAGAAAGCAACTATACTTATCGACAACCATTAACGTCTCAAGATATTTCACGCGTATTCCAGTCAATTACACATGATGATGTGCAACGATTCTTTAATTGGATGGTAAAAACACACGGAGAAAATGAGTATTGGGCCTATGATACGACAAGTATCTCCAGCTACTCAGAAAAACTAAAAGATGTACAATATGGATACAATAAAGAAGATGATCGGTTAGCCCAATTGAATTTAGGGTTATTATATGGACAAAAGAGCCGCTTACCTTTTGCATACCGTGAACTACCAGGAAATATTACAGATGTAAAAACAGTCAATTGGTTATTAGATGAGTTAGAAGATATTGATGCAACGAAAGTGAATGTCGTAATGGACAGAGGATTCAACTCAGCTAAAAATATTCAAGGACTATTAGAGAGTGGACAGAGCTTTATTTTGGGGGCTAAAACAAGTGTTGGATACATCAAACAGTTAATTGAATCTCATGCAGGAAAAACACATTCTGTCATGAATTATTACCAAGCACAACGTGTGTATGCATATTCCCATAAAGTAACCGATGTGTTTAAGGCATCACCTACCAGTTATTATCCGGTGACCGTTCATTTGTATTACGATGAAGAAAGAGCGCTCAGCATGAATGAAAAATTTAATGATCGTTTGTTACGAGTGTTAAGAGATTGGAAGAAAGGACAAATAAAAGAAAGCGATCAAGCATTCAAGAAGTGTTATTTTAAAGTAGAAAATGGAGAAAAAGTAATCGACGAAGAAGCGGTAAATAACCATCGACAAAAATTTGGTTGGTTTGGACTCCTAACCGATCAAGAATTAACCAGTAAAGAGGCATTGGATATTTACCGTAACAAAGATTTGATTGAAAAAGCATTTAATGATATTAAAGATCGATTGAATATGAGACGGGTTCATGTATCAAGCGAAAGAAGTTTGAGAGGGAAATTATTTACGCAATACATCGCCTTGATTGTATTATCCTACATTAAGAAACAAATGGATGAGCATCAAATGTATAAAGATTACACCTTGCATGGTTTGTTAATGAAATTAGACTTAATCTACTGCTTTATCAATGATAAGAATGAGCTTTCTATTAGTGAGGTGACAACGATGCAAGAAGAATTGTATGAGTTGATGGGTGTAAGAAAACCAAGGTCATGA
- a CDS encoding putative DNA binding domain-containing protein, whose protein sequence is MNTFSITTESIISTPENQYLDRKSARKRPLEILKHLIAFANADGGYLVIGVENNGEITGFQKSKAFPIEDFKNIARLELRNTPISYDTEERIVINSSGNKDIILIIKVDVELNRVITAPNDEVYLRQGDQSVTLSYEQRTQLIYDKGQRYFEDEIAVGSSLEDIDENIITHYKEKLEIPPSTSTYDLLKAKHFIVKDEITNAGILLFGKNPSQFLPQARLRFIKYDGNEMLPGSQFNAIKDITFDDALPILITKVTDYIRTQLRDFQYLDKTDMKFKTMPEYPEFAWFEGIINAVTHRNYSIRGKYIRVLMFDNRLEIHSPGLLPNIVTLKNIRNEQFSRNPRIARTLTELKWVREMNEGVKRIYNEMINAFLNEPIYSEPSNSVLLTLENNILNRHARSIDQLQKKIHEFGKLSTDEQTLISYMFNTKSKLTTSLAANIINRSPSFTRKLLKKLATDGLLEWHGSNINDKNQYYILKFPDNNTSKSE, encoded by the coding sequence ATGAATACATTTAGTATTACAACAGAAAGTATTATTTCAACTCCAGAAAATCAATATCTAGATAGAAAAAGCGCTCGAAAACGACCACTGGAAATTCTAAAGCATTTAATTGCTTTTGCTAATGCAGATGGCGGATATCTTGTAATAGGTGTTGAAAACAATGGGGAAATTACTGGATTTCAAAAAAGCAAAGCTTTTCCGATAGAAGATTTTAAAAATATTGCTCGCTTAGAACTTAGAAATACTCCTATTTCTTATGATACCGAGGAACGCATTGTCATTAATAGTTCTGGGAATAAGGATATTATTTTAATTATTAAAGTTGATGTTGAATTAAATAGAGTAATTACAGCACCTAATGATGAAGTATACCTTAGACAAGGTGACCAGTCTGTTACTCTAAGTTATGAACAAAGAACTCAATTAATTTACGATAAAGGACAGCGGTATTTTGAAGACGAAATTGCTGTAGGCAGCTCTCTTGAAGATATTGATGAAAATATTATTACACATTACAAAGAAAAATTAGAGATACCACCAAGTACTTCAACCTATGACTTATTAAAAGCTAAACATTTTATTGTTAAAGATGAAATAACTAACGCTGGTATTCTTCTCTTTGGAAAAAATCCCAGTCAATTTTTGCCTCAAGCTAGGTTACGATTTATTAAGTATGATGGCAATGAGATGCTTCCTGGTTCACAGTTTAATGCAATCAAAGATATCACATTTGATGATGCGTTACCAATTCTTATCACAAAAGTTACTGACTATATTCGTACTCAATTGAGAGATTTTCAATACTTAGACAAGACTGATATGAAATTTAAAACAATGCCAGAATACCCTGAATTTGCGTGGTTTGAAGGAATTATAAACGCTGTAACACATCGAAATTATTCAATTCGAGGCAAATATATTCGTGTATTAATGTTTGATAACCGATTAGAAATACATAGCCCAGGATTATTACCTAATATTGTAACATTAAAAAATATACGCAATGAACAATTCTCTAGGAATCCTCGTATTGCCAGAACTTTAACGGAATTAAAATGGGTTAGGGAGATGAACGAAGGTGTAAAACGAATTTATAATGAAATGATAAACGCTTTTTTAAACGAACCTATTTACTCTGAACCCTCTAATAGTGTATTACTAACTTTAGAGAACAATATACTGAATCGACATGCCCGTTCAATCGACCAACTTCAAAAAAAAATCCATGAATTCGGGAAACTATCAACTGATGAACAAACGCTTATTAGCTATATGTTTAATACAAAATCAAAGTTAACAACTAGTTTAGCAGCAAATATTATCAATCGCAGTCCTTCGTTCACTCGAAAACTTCTAAAAAAATTGGCTACAGATGGCCTCCTAGAATGGCACGGAAGTAATATTAATGATAAAAATCAATATTATATTCTAAAATTCCCGGATAATAATACAAGTAAAAGCGAGTAA
- a CDS encoding helix-turn-helix transcriptional regulator encodes MYISNVNSASIKLNQIQSNHIQESEMPTLASSDYLTLVYIHKGAAHYETKQGELIELKKREVLILNPGHSITLTPIRKMEIIIVQLSGIVFTSSIKLDTSDTFFHIKHTPSTFKDYLDLALAEAEKQSRGTDLLLKKLVECLLIQILRNHELSIKDSSMQSKSHEIEKIQTYIRDNYSEKITLDSLSEVADINKYYLIRLFKQFTGLSPIDYLIHVRLKEAERLLVTTNMSVATISDFVGFHSPSHFSKTFKEYNHITPTKYRHTNSNTQM; translated from the coding sequence ATGTACATTTCAAATGTCAATTCAGCTTCAATCAAGCTGAATCAAATTCAATCGAACCATATTCAAGAATCGGAAATGCCAACCCTAGCATCCAGCGATTATTTAACACTGGTATATATTCATAAAGGGGCGGCCCATTATGAAACAAAACAAGGCGAGCTCATAGAATTGAAGAAGCGAGAAGTACTCATTCTAAATCCAGGTCATAGCATCACACTTACTCCGATACGGAAAATGGAAATCATTATCGTCCAATTATCAGGTATCGTCTTTACGTCATCTATCAAATTAGATACGTCCGATACATTTTTCCATATCAAACACACACCAAGCACATTTAAAGATTATCTCGATTTAGCATTAGCAGAAGCAGAAAAACAATCACGCGGTACTGATTTATTACTGAAAAAATTAGTTGAATGCTTATTGATTCAAATCTTGCGCAATCATGAACTGTCGATTAAAGATTCTAGCATGCAGTCAAAAAGCCATGAAATTGAGAAAATCCAAACATATATCCGCGACAATTACTCTGAGAAAATCACATTGGATTCACTTTCTGAAGTGGCAGACATTAACAAGTACTATTTAATCCGACTATTTAAACAATTTACCGGTCTATCACCTATTGACTATCTCATTCATGTACGATTGAAAGAGGCAGAAAGATTATTAGTCACTACGAATATGTCTGTTGCGACAATTTCTGACTTTGTTGGTTTCCATTCACCATCACATTTTTCAAAAACATTTAAAGAGTATAATCACATTACACCGACGAAATATCGTCATACCAATAGTAACACGCAGATGTAA
- a CDS encoding redox-sensing transcriptional repressor Rex, which translates to MHKEIPRATARRLPIYHRYLRFLHNAGKRRISSTELSEAVKVDSATIRRDFSYFGALGKRGYGYDVDYLLDFFSKTLNQDRLTSIGLIGVGHLGNALLNYNFRKNNNVRIGAAFDINQDLVGKVLSGVPVYSMDELEKQIEEQAIEIVILTVPQETASEVVERLVAVGVKGIMNFTPLRFDVPRTVRVQNVDLTTELQTLIYFIDSDLAEGEEDNHFMDVSYNFKF; encoded by the coding sequence ATGCACAAAGAAATTCCTCGTGCTACGGCACGTCGTTTGCCAATTTATCATCGCTATCTTCGCTTTTTGCATAATGCGGGTAAAAGACGTATTTCGTCTACCGAGTTAAGTGAAGCAGTGAAGGTCGATAGTGCAACTATTCGTCGCGATTTTTCATATTTTGGCGCGTTAGGTAAGCGTGGTTATGGTTATGATGTTGATTATTTATTAGATTTCTTTAGTAAGACATTGAATCAGGACCGTTTAACATCGATTGGTTTAATTGGGGTAGGACACTTAGGTAACGCCTTGTTGAACTATAACTTTAGAAAAAACAATAATGTTCGTATCGGTGCAGCATTTGATATTAACCAAGATTTAGTTGGTAAAGTATTATCAGGAGTACCGGTGTACTCGATGGACGAGCTTGAAAAGCAAATTGAAGAGCAGGCTATTGAGATTGTTATTCTGACGGTTCCGCAAGAGACGGCGTCTGAAGTCGTCGAGCGGCTAGTGGCAGTGGGAGTTAAAGGCATTATGAACTTTACACCATTACGTTTTGATGTGCCGCGTACCGTTCGTGTACAAAATGTTGACTTAACGACAGAGTTACAGACTCTCATATATTTCATCGATAGCGATTTGGCAGAAGGTGAAGAAGACAATCATTTTATGGATGTCTCATACAATTTTAAATTCTAG
- a CDS encoding co-chaperone GroES: MLKPLGKRVLLSLNPVEQVSAGGLVLASAAKEDPSVGTVVAVGHLVTEEDVVKVGDSVVVSNFGGTKVQHEGKDYLVVELDEVLAVIG; this comes from the coding sequence ATGTTAAAACCTTTAGGAAAACGTGTTTTATTAAGTTTAAATCCTGTGGAACAAGTATCTGCGGGAGGTTTGGTACTAGCTAGTGCAGCAAAAGAAGATCCTTCAGTAGGAACCGTTGTTGCGGTTGGGCATTTAGTGACGGAAGAAGATGTCGTAAAAGTCGGCGATTCAGTTGTCGTAAGCAATTTTGGTGGCACAAAAGTTCAACATGAAGGCAAAGATTACTTAGTTGTTGAATTGGATGAAGTATTAGCAGTAATTGGATAG